In Pseudomonas sp. MTM4, one genomic interval encodes:
- a CDS encoding VC0807 family protein: MTDTRTTRPGSNQPPEHKPRPLMDLAISIVIPSLILMKLSGENRLGADGALLLALAFPLGWGLFELAKYRKFNWIALLGLVSVLLTGGIGLLQLDPQWLAVKEAAIPGIIGIAVLASTRTRFPLIRTLLYNPKVLNVDKVHEQLERNGQTAHFETRLLRATYFLSGTFFFSSFMNYVLAKWIVNSPAGSEAFNAELGRMTLLSYPMIAIPSMLMMMAIFYYLWRTIHGLTGLRLEDIIAPHAHADRRGGKS; the protein is encoded by the coding sequence ATGACCGACACCCGTACCACCCGACCAGGCTCCAATCAACCGCCCGAGCACAAGCCACGGCCCTTGATGGATTTGGCGATCAGCATCGTGATCCCATCATTGATCCTGATGAAGCTTAGCGGCGAGAACCGCCTTGGCGCCGACGGCGCGCTCCTGCTGGCGCTGGCGTTTCCGCTCGGTTGGGGTCTGTTCGAACTGGCGAAATATCGTAAATTCAATTGGATCGCCCTGCTGGGCCTCGTCAGCGTGCTGCTTACCGGCGGCATCGGCCTGCTGCAACTCGACCCCCAATGGCTGGCAGTCAAGGAAGCCGCAATTCCCGGCATCATCGGCATTGCGGTACTGGCCTCGACCCGCACCCGCTTCCCGCTGATCCGCACCCTGCTCTACAACCCCAAGGTGCTCAACGTCGACAAGGTCCACGAGCAGCTCGAGCGCAACGGGCAAACCGCTCACTTCGAAACGCGGCTGCTGCGCGCCACCTACTTTCTCAGCGGTACCTTCTTTTTCTCTTCTTTCATGAACTATGTACTGGCCAAATGGATCGTCAACAGCCCGGCCGGCAGTGAAGCCTTCAACGCCGAGCTGGGTCGCATGACCCTGCTCAGCTACCCAATGATCGCGATCCCGAGCATGTTGATGATGATGGCGATCTTCTATTACCTCTGGCGCACCATTCACGGCCTGACCGGCCTGCGCCTCGAGGACATCATCGCCCCGCACGCGCACGCCGATCGGCGTGGTGGAAAATCCTGA
- a CDS encoding YbhN family protein, which translates to MMKRSDVVWTFVGITAVLLSGYLLYQEIHNLSLAELTESLEAISYRDWLLAGLATLGAYTALAWYDRIAIAHLGKNISWWFITLCSFTTYALAHNVGASVFSGAVVRYRAYRSKGLSPHEIGVLIVFCSLTFFLGTLLAGGAVLILRPDLLSRLIDADPWLSLAIGTSLLCLVGLYVIGAWRHFAPMHLGKWRIDYPRLPIVGRQLIAAPLELACAAAIIYFALPDAQNPGYLVVLGVFLASFSLALLSHAPGGLGVLEVTFIAALPELPTADVLAALIVFRAFYLLLPFALAILIVMVFEATQWSAKRRTGIGSGQ; encoded by the coding sequence ATGATGAAGAGGAGCGATGTCGTCTGGACCTTTGTCGGCATCACGGCGGTACTGCTTTCCGGCTATCTGCTATATCAGGAAATTCACAATCTCTCGCTGGCCGAACTCACCGAAAGTCTCGAGGCCATCAGCTATCGGGACTGGCTGCTGGCCGGCCTGGCGACGCTTGGTGCCTACACCGCGCTGGCCTGGTATGACCGGATTGCCATAGCCCACCTGGGCAAGAACATCTCCTGGTGGTTCATCACGCTCTGCTCGTTCACCACCTATGCCCTGGCGCACAACGTGGGCGCGTCGGTGTTTTCCGGGGCGGTTGTGCGCTATCGCGCGTATCGCAGCAAGGGGCTCAGTCCGCATGAGATCGGCGTATTGATCGTATTCTGTTCCCTCACTTTTTTTCTCGGCACCTTGCTGGCTGGGGGAGCCGTATTGATTCTGCGGCCGGATTTGCTGAGCAGGCTCATCGACGCAGATCCTTGGCTTTCGCTCGCCATTGGGACGTCCCTGCTGTGCCTGGTCGGTCTTTACGTGATTGGGGCCTGGCGACATTTCGCGCCCATGCATCTTGGGAAATGGCGAATCGATTACCCACGCCTTCCGATCGTCGGCAGGCAGCTGATTGCCGCACCACTGGAACTGGCCTGCGCGGCGGCAATCATCTACTTCGCGCTTCCCGACGCGCAGAACCCCGGCTATCTGGTGGTACTCGGGGTATTTCTCGCATCCTTCTCGCTGGCGTTGTTGTCCCATGCACCCGGCGGGCTCGGGGTACTCGAGGTGACCTTCATCGCCGCCTTGCCGGAGCTGCCTACAGCCGACGTCCTGGCTGCACTGATCGTATTCAGGGCCTTCTATCTTCTGCTGCCATTCGCCCTGGCGATATTGATCGTGATGGTATTCGAAGCCACCCAGTGGTCGGCAAAACGACGCACCGGCATCGGCTCCGGTCAGTAA
- the purD gene encoding phosphoribosylamine--glycine ligase gives MNVLIIGSGGREHALAWKVAQDPRVNKVFVAPGNAGTATEAKCENVDIDVLAIEQLADFAEKNVQLTIVGPEAPLVKGVVDLFRSRGLDCFGPTASAAQLEGSKAFTKDFLARHQIPTADYQNFTEVEPALAYLHEKGAPIVIKADGLAAGKGVIVAMTLAEAEEAVRDMLSGNAFGDAGARVVIEEFLDGEEASFIVMVDGENVLPMATSQDHKRVGDGDSGPNTGGMGAYSPAPVVTAEVHQRVMDEVIWPTVTGMAAEGNVYTGFLYAGLMIDKAGAPKVIEFNCRFGDPETQPIMLRLQSSLVLLVEAALAKALNKIEAQWDPRPSLGVVLAAGGYPGYYSKGATIRGLEAAAQLEGKIFHAGTTLKDGAITTSGGRVLCATAMGETVSAAQQNAYALAARVDWDGHFYRHDIGYRAIAREQGKS, from the coding sequence ATGAACGTACTGATCATCGGCAGCGGCGGACGTGAACACGCGCTGGCCTGGAAGGTGGCGCAGGACCCACGGGTGAATAAGGTGTTCGTCGCGCCGGGCAATGCCGGCACTGCGACCGAAGCCAAGTGCGAAAACGTCGACATCGACGTGCTGGCCATCGAGCAACTGGCGGATTTCGCCGAAAAGAACGTGCAGCTGACCATCGTCGGTCCAGAGGCGCCACTGGTCAAAGGTGTGGTCGACCTGTTCCGTTCGCGTGGTCTGGATTGTTTCGGCCCCACCGCCTCAGCCGCGCAGCTGGAAGGCTCAAAAGCCTTCACCAAGGACTTCCTTGCTCGTCACCAGATCCCTACCGCCGACTATCAAAACTTCACCGAGGTGGAGCCGGCGCTGGCTTATCTGCATGAGAAAGGCGCGCCCATCGTGATCAAGGCCGATGGCCTGGCAGCCGGCAAAGGCGTGATCGTCGCCATGACCCTGGCAGAAGCTGAAGAAGCCGTACGCGACATGCTCTCGGGCAACGCCTTCGGTGATGCCGGCGCACGCGTCGTGATCGAGGAATTCCTCGATGGCGAAGAGGCCAGCTTCATCGTCATGGTCGATGGCGAGAACGTCCTGCCGATGGCCACCAGCCAGGATCACAAGCGCGTCGGTGATGGCGACAGCGGGCCGAATACCGGTGGTATGGGCGCCTATTCGCCCGCTCCGGTGGTCACCGCCGAGGTTCACCAGCGTGTCATGGACGAGGTGATCTGGCCGACCGTCACGGGCATGGCCGCCGAAGGCAATGTCTACACCGGCTTTCTCTATGCCGGCCTGATGATCGACAAGGCCGGCGCACCGAAGGTCATCGAGTTCAATTGCCGCTTCGGCGATCCGGAAACCCAGCCCATCATGCTGCGCCTGCAATCGAGTCTGGTGCTCCTGGTCGAGGCCGCACTGGCGAAGGCGCTGAATAAGATCGAGGCACAATGGGATCCTCGCCCGAGTCTGGGCGTCGTTCTCGCGGCTGGAGGCTACCCCGGCTATTACAGCAAGGGCGCGACGATTCGCGGCCTGGAGGCTGCAGCGCAACTGGAAGGCAAGATATTCCATGCCGGCACGACGCTGAAGGACGGCGCGATCACTACCTCCGGCGGACGCGTGCTCTGCGCAACAGCCATGGGCGAAACGGTCTCGGCAGCCCAGCAGAACGCCTACGCGCTGGCTGCTCGCGTCGACTGGGACGGCCACTTCTACCGCCATGACATCGGCTACCGTGCAATTGCGCGCGAACAGGGCAAAAGCTGA
- a CDS encoding hybrid sensor histidine kinase/response regulator codes for MRRLRVAIAFAFSLLLAALSSFDAVAEPLSSDPAAATQQTEPNWRLLIDQSGLLTLDEVLDQRGLFQRIDTRSYAAPASDSAVWLQVSLPPFTQPNWLWVFAPRVQYLDFYLLRDGQLEQHIETGELRPLDSRPLPTRAYLFSLPNDDAPREAYVRLQSSHPIMTWFYTIDEAGLVEQARPAYLFGALFGALALLMVYNLLRFAYTLSYSHVWLAVLHGALLICAMANLGLLAVWIPNLIYSQPLIADMAALLTCLSLLAYTFGFFQHRTRYWVTWLLATLAGIVIALATIILLTGELWFSWLIYVSVLVTALSVTAVAIHHWRQRYEPARLVVAGMLLFDGGFLFVLPILLGFDQLDPNWLTGIMFSVATCSGLILSFALLERQRQIQANTRNQHTAEAVTSAELRTKADFLAKISHEIRTPMNGVLGMSELLLDTSLSAKQRDYVQTIHSSGNELLNLINEILDISKLESGQIELDDVQFDLNALIEDCLSIFRAKAEQQKVELISFVQPQIPHVVAGDPTRLRQALLNLLENAFKQTEEGEVLLIAAVDEHEALPRLRITVQDSGRPLEAQERDALLNAALDSRDFLAATRHGGRLGLIIARQLVHLMDGEFGIQTGGISGNTLWISLPLGAELTEQPASDLDSQLKGARLLVVDDNDTCRKVISQQCSSWGLDVSAVASGKEALALLRTKAHLHEYFDVVLLDQDMPGMTGMQLASKIKEDFSINHDILLIMLTGMSSAPSKIIARNAGIKRILAKPVAGYTLKTTLADEISRRTTTVASTAIQSSTPFSVPDDFLILVAEDNSISTKVIRGMLNKLNLKPDTASNGEEALELIKTQPYDLVLMDCEMPVMDGFEATARLRAWESLAGRPRTPVVALTAHILSEHRERAREAGMDGHMSKPVEMSQLRELIERWVDIRAAASADRHNRP; via the coding sequence GTGCGTCGACTCAGAGTCGCCATTGCTTTTGCCTTCAGTCTATTGCTGGCTGCGCTGTCGTCATTCGACGCGGTGGCCGAGCCACTCTCTTCCGACCCCGCTGCCGCCACGCAACAAACGGAACCCAATTGGCGACTGCTCATTGATCAGTCAGGCCTGCTTACGCTCGATGAGGTTCTGGATCAGCGTGGTCTGTTCCAGCGAATCGATACCCGCTCCTATGCTGCTCCGGCAAGCGACAGCGCCGTTTGGCTACAGGTGAGCCTCCCGCCCTTCACTCAGCCGAACTGGCTGTGGGTATTCGCCCCTCGTGTGCAATATCTCGACTTCTACCTGCTACGCGACGGGCAGCTCGAGCAACATATTGAAACCGGCGAGCTGAGACCGCTGGATTCGCGTCCTCTGCCGACGCGCGCCTACCTGTTCTCGCTGCCCAACGACGATGCGCCTCGCGAGGCCTACGTTCGGTTGCAGTCGTCGCACCCGATCATGACTTGGTTCTATACGATCGACGAAGCTGGGCTGGTCGAGCAGGCCCGCCCGGCGTACCTGTTCGGTGCGTTGTTCGGTGCCCTGGCGCTGCTGATGGTCTACAACCTGCTGCGCTTCGCCTACACGCTCAGTTACAGCCATGTATGGCTGGCCGTGCTACACGGCGCACTGCTGATCTGCGCCATGGCGAACCTCGGTTTGCTGGCTGTATGGATACCGAACCTGATCTATAGCCAACCATTGATTGCCGATATGGCGGCGCTGCTCACCTGCCTGTCCTTGCTTGCCTACACTTTTGGCTTCTTCCAGCACCGCACGCGATATTGGGTGACGTGGCTGCTGGCGACGCTAGCAGGCATTGTCATCGCTTTGGCTACCATCATATTGCTCACCGGCGAGTTGTGGTTCAGTTGGCTGATCTACGTCTCGGTGTTGGTCACTGCGCTCAGCGTTACCGCGGTGGCAATCCATCATTGGCGGCAGCGCTATGAGCCCGCCAGACTAGTAGTCGCCGGTATGCTGCTGTTCGATGGCGGCTTCTTATTCGTTCTGCCCATTCTGCTGGGCTTCGACCAGCTCGATCCCAACTGGCTGACCGGCATCATGTTCAGTGTCGCCACGTGCTCGGGTCTAATCCTCAGCTTCGCATTGCTGGAGCGGCAACGGCAGATCCAGGCCAACACTCGCAATCAGCACACTGCTGAGGCGGTCACCAGCGCTGAGCTACGGACCAAGGCGGACTTCCTGGCCAAGATCAGTCACGAAATTCGCACCCCCATGAACGGGGTGCTGGGTATGAGCGAGTTGTTGCTAGACACTTCGCTGTCGGCCAAACAGCGCGATTACGTACAGACGATTCACAGCTCGGGCAACGAGCTGCTCAACCTGATCAACGAGATCCTGGATATTTCCAAGCTGGAGTCCGGACAAATCGAACTGGACGATGTTCAGTTCGACCTCAATGCCCTGATCGAGGACTGTCTGAGTATCTTCCGGGCCAAGGCCGAGCAGCAGAAGGTCGAGTTGATCAGCTTCGTTCAGCCGCAGATTCCACATGTCGTCGCAGGCGACCCTACCCGTCTGCGCCAGGCCTTGTTGAACCTGCTCGAAAATGCCTTCAAGCAGACGGAAGAAGGCGAAGTCCTGCTGATCGCAGCGGTGGACGAGCACGAAGCGCTTCCGCGTCTGCGCATCACCGTGCAGGACAGTGGGCGGCCCTTGGAAGCGCAGGAACGCGATGCGTTGCTCAATGCTGCTCTGGATAGCCGCGACTTCCTCGCCGCAACCCGCCACGGCGGCCGACTCGGTCTGATCATCGCCAGACAACTCGTTCACTTGATGGACGGCGAGTTCGGCATCCAGACCGGCGGCATCTCAGGCAACACTTTATGGATAAGCCTGCCGTTGGGTGCCGAACTTACCGAACAACCCGCCAGCGATCTCGACAGCCAGCTGAAAGGGGCACGCCTGCTGGTAGTCGATGACAACGACACCTGCCGGAAGGTAATCAGCCAGCAGTGCAGCAGCTGGGGCCTGGACGTCAGTGCCGTGGCCTCTGGCAAGGAGGCGCTTGCCCTGCTCCGCACCAAGGCGCACCTGCACGAATACTTCGATGTCGTCCTGCTCGATCAGGACATGCCCGGCATGACGGGTATGCAGCTGGCCAGCAAGATCAAGGAAGACTTCAGCATCAACCACGACATTCTGCTGATCATGCTGACCGGTATGAGTAGCGCGCCGAGCAAAATCATTGCGCGCAACGCCGGAATCAAGCGCATCCTGGCCAAACCCGTTGCCGGCTACACCCTGAAAACGACCCTCGCCGATGAGATCTCTCGCCGCACCACTACCGTAGCCTCCACCGCCATTCAATCCAGCACACCGTTTTCGGTACCGGACGACTTCCTCATCCTGGTCGCCGAGGACAACAGTATTTCCACCAAAGTCATCCGAGGCATGCTGAACAAGCTGAACCTCAAGCCGGACACTGCCAGCAACGGCGAGGAAGCGCTCGAACTGATCAAGACGCAACCCTACGATCTGGTGCTAATGGACTGCGAGATGCCTGTCATGGACGGCTTCGAGGCGACCGCGAGGCTACGCGCCTGGGAGTCTTTGGCAGGTCGCCCGCGAACGCCTGTGGTGGCGCTGACGGCTCATATTCTCAGCGAGCATCGCGAGCGCGCCCGCGAAGCTGGCATGGATGGGCACATGTCCAAACCCGTCGAGATGTCGCAACTACGTGAACTGATCGAACGTTGGGTAGATATCCGAGCGGCAGCCTCTGCGGATCGGCACAACCGCCCCTGA
- the purH gene encoding bifunctional phosphoribosylaminoimidazolecarboxamide formyltransferase/IMP cyclohydrolase codes for MTDHSLRLPVRRALISVSDKTGVVEFARELAALGVEILSTGGTFKLLRENDIAAVEVADYTGFPEMMDGRVKTLHPKIHGGILGRRDLDSAVMAEHGIAPIDLVAVNLYPFAATVAKPGCTLPDAIENIDIGGPTMVRSAAKNHKDVAIVVNADDYADVIENLRNGGLTYAQRFDLALKAFEHTASYDGMIANYLGTIDQSVDTLSTEGRSLLPRTFTTQFVKAQDMRYGENPHQIAAFYVEQPDEACVATATQLQGKELSFNNVADTDAALECVKSFVKPACVIVKHANPCGVAVVPEDEGGIRQAYELAYATDSESAFGGIIAFNRELDGETARAIVERQFVEVIIAPSVSAEAREVVAAKANVRLLECGQWPAERAPGWDYKRVNGGLLVQSRDIGMITADDLKIVTQRAPTEQEIHDLIFAWKVAKFVKSNAIVYAKNRQTVGVGAGQMSRVNSARIAAIKAEHAGLPVPGAVMASDAFFPFRDGIDNAAKAGITAVIQPGGSMRDAEVIAAADEAGIAMVFTGMRHFRH; via the coding sequence ATGACCGACCATTCCCTCCGCCTTCCCGTCCGCCGCGCGCTGATCAGCGTGTCCGACAAGACCGGCGTCGTTGAATTCGCCCGTGAACTCGCTGCCCTCGGTGTCGAGATCCTGTCCACTGGCGGCACCTTCAAGCTGCTGCGCGAGAACGACATCGCCGCCGTCGAAGTCGCAGACTACACCGGCTTTCCGGAAATGATGGACGGGCGGGTCAAGACCCTGCATCCGAAGATCCACGGCGGCATTCTTGGCCGTCGCGATCTGGACAGCGCGGTCATGGCCGAGCACGGCATCGCCCCGATCGATCTGGTCGCGGTCAATCTCTACCCGTTTGCCGCCACCGTCGCCAAACCCGGCTGCACGCTTCCGGACGCCATCGAGAACATCGATATCGGCGGTCCGACCATGGTTCGTAGCGCTGCGAAAAACCATAAAGACGTGGCCATCGTGGTCAATGCTGATGACTACGCCGACGTCATCGAGAATCTGCGCAACGGCGGCCTGACCTACGCGCAGCGCTTCGATCTGGCACTCAAAGCCTTCGAACACACCGCATCCTACGACGGCATGATTGCCAACTACCTGGGCACCATCGACCAGAGCGTCGACACCCTTTCCACCGAAGGCCGCAGCCTGCTGCCTCGCACCTTCACCACGCAGTTCGTCAAGGCGCAGGACATGCGCTACGGCGAGAATCCACACCAGATCGCCGCCTTCTACGTCGAGCAGCCCGATGAAGCCTGCGTCGCGACTGCTACCCAACTGCAGGGCAAGGAGCTGTCGTTCAACAACGTGGCCGACACTGACGCCGCACTGGAATGCGTAAAAAGCTTCGTCAAGCCGGCCTGCGTCATCGTCAAGCACGCCAACCCTTGCGGCGTCGCCGTGGTGCCGGAAGACGAAGGCGGCATCCGCCAGGCCTACGAGCTGGCCTATGCCACCGACAGCGAATCGGCGTTCGGCGGCATCATCGCCTTCAACCGCGAGCTGGACGGTGAAACCGCCCGCGCCATCGTCGAGCGCCAGTTCGTCGAAGTGATCATTGCGCCGAGCGTATCCGCCGAGGCCCGGGAGGTTGTCGCCGCCAAGGCCAACGTGCGCCTGCTCGAGTGCGGCCAATGGCCGGCCGAACGCGCGCCGGGTTGGGATTACAAGCGGGTCAACGGTGGCCTGCTGGTACAAAGCCGCGACATCGGCATGATTACCGCGGACGATCTGAAGATCGTGACCCAGCGCGCCCCGACCGAGCAGGAAATTCACGACCTGATCTTCGCCTGGAAGGTGGCCAAGTTCGTCAAGTCCAACGCCATCGTCTACGCCAAGAATCGCCAGACCGTGGGCGTCGGCGCCGGCCAGATGAGCCGCGTCAATTCCGCCCGCATCGCCGCGATCAAGGCCGAACATGCTGGCCTGCCGGTACCCGGCGCGGTCATGGCCTCGGATGCCTTCTTCCCGTTCCGCGACGGCATCGACAATGCCGCCAAAGCCGGCATCACTGCAGTGATCCAACCGGGCGGTTCGATGCGCGACGCCGAAGTCATCGCCGCGGCAGACGAAGCCGGCATCGCCATGGTGTTCACCGGTATGCGCCACTTCAGACACTAA
- a CDS encoding cytochrome P450, giving the protein MPDIPRDLQAESSLSLLSEGYSFIPSRCQRLGSDIFQVRLLLQNTICMSGEEAARLFYDEQLFERQHAAPRMLQKTLFGQGGVQGLDDEAHRHRKRLFMSLLTDDAVAELVRLSETHWQAAIETWQRSDRIVLMPEVQAILTRSVCGWAGVPLAGGDVLLRRDQLTAMIDGAGGIGARHLRARKARKEAENWMIELITRLRAGELQVDETRALAVVAQYLDLDGKALDERAAAVEMLNLLRPTVAVTRFIIYAALELLAHPAWQQRLQRDDAALEPFAQEVRRLHAFFPFTAARVRKDFEWRGYHFPKGTRVLLDLYGTNRDSRLWTEPEAFRPERFATWDGSAFNFITQGGGDAATGHRCPGERLAIALLMSALRMLTRRMTYAVPAQDLRMDTSRMPAQPESLLVIEDVRSVSPISQQ; this is encoded by the coding sequence GTGCCTGATATCCCGCGTGATCTACAAGCAGAGAGTTCGCTTTCGCTGCTCAGCGAAGGGTACTCGTTCATTCCCAGCCGATGTCAGCGGCTTGGATCAGACATCTTCCAGGTCCGCCTGCTGCTACAGAACACGATCTGCATGAGCGGCGAAGAGGCTGCGAGGTTGTTTTACGACGAGCAGCTATTCGAGCGTCAGCACGCCGCACCGCGCATGCTGCAGAAAACGCTGTTTGGCCAAGGCGGTGTGCAGGGGCTGGATGACGAGGCACATCGGCATCGCAAACGACTGTTCATGTCATTGCTGACCGACGATGCGGTCGCCGAACTGGTGCGGTTGAGCGAGACCCATTGGCAGGCGGCCATCGAGACCTGGCAGCGTAGCGACCGCATCGTTCTCATGCCGGAGGTCCAGGCGATTCTCACCCGCTCGGTGTGTGGGTGGGCCGGCGTACCGCTCGCCGGGGGTGATGTACTACTGCGTCGTGATCAGCTGACCGCCATGATTGATGGCGCGGGTGGTATTGGAGCCCGCCACTTGCGCGCGCGCAAGGCGCGTAAAGAGGCGGAAAACTGGATGATCGAGCTGATCACCCGATTGCGAGCCGGGGAACTGCAGGTCGATGAAACTCGGGCGCTGGCCGTGGTTGCGCAGTATCTCGATTTAGACGGAAAGGCGCTTGATGAAAGAGCGGCGGCAGTCGAAATGCTCAATCTGTTGCGCCCGACAGTTGCGGTTACGCGCTTCATTATCTACGCCGCGCTGGAATTGCTGGCGCATCCAGCGTGGCAGCAGCGGTTGCAGCGAGATGATGCTGCGCTGGAACCCTTTGCACAGGAAGTTCGCCGGCTTCATGCCTTTTTTCCTTTCACTGCGGCGCGCGTGCGAAAGGATTTCGAATGGCGGGGCTATCACTTCCCTAAAGGTACGCGAGTGCTCCTGGACCTCTACGGGACCAATCGGGACTCGCGGCTCTGGACTGAGCCTGAAGCGTTTCGGCCCGAACGTTTCGCCACCTGGGATGGCAGTGCGTTCAATTTCATCACTCAGGGCGGTGGCGATGCCGCGACAGGGCATCGCTGTCCCGGCGAGCGATTGGCGATCGCACTGCTGATGAGTGCACTGCGCATGCTGACGCGACGGATGACTTACGCCGTCCCTGCTCAGGATTTACGGATGGATACTTCACGAATGCCGGCGCAACCGGAAAGCCTCCTGGTAATTGAGGATGTGCGCAGCGTGTCGCCAATTTCCCAGCAATGA
- a CDS encoding AEC family transporter yields MVVFEAILPIFGLIMLGYLLGWRGWLAGEAATGLANITFKLFMPAVLFTGIARAQLSDGMSPMLLLAYFGPVLAIFIFVGLIAHRLLGRASPLGLTAAYSNNVLVGIPLVTTLLGQASLVYVFAILVFHSLILFSLQSFYSAFGSGQKVSGTALLKNLANPLIVGLLLGALLNVSGFGLPQSIWRIADWLALAALPCALLVLGISLSRYRLRPSPTALALTLVKLGLFPLLVWYISGLLPGLSHEARSVLVLLAACPSGVNVLAFVANPDDTRAVSSTVFLSTMLAAISLPLWMLLMSA; encoded by the coding sequence GTGGTCGTGTTTGAGGCAATCCTGCCCATCTTTGGCTTGATCATGCTCGGCTATCTGCTGGGCTGGAGAGGTTGGCTCGCTGGTGAAGCGGCAACCGGGCTCGCCAATATCACTTTCAAGTTGTTCATGCCGGCCGTCCTGTTCACCGGTATCGCCCGCGCACAGCTGAGCGACGGCATGTCGCCGATGCTATTGCTGGCCTATTTTGGTCCGGTACTCGCCATCTTCATCTTCGTAGGGTTGATTGCGCATCGTTTGCTGGGGCGCGCTTCGCCGCTGGGATTGACGGCTGCCTACTCCAATAACGTGCTGGTCGGAATCCCGCTGGTGACCACGTTGCTCGGACAGGCGAGCCTGGTGTACGTATTCGCAATCCTGGTTTTTCACAGCCTGATCCTGTTTTCGCTGCAGAGCTTCTACAGCGCGTTCGGCTCGGGGCAGAAGGTCAGTGGCACGGCGCTGCTGAAGAATCTCGCCAACCCGCTCATTGTGGGGCTGTTGCTCGGAGCCTTGCTGAACGTTTCGGGCTTCGGTCTGCCGCAGTCGATATGGCGCATCGCCGATTGGCTGGCCCTGGCAGCGTTGCCTTGCGCACTGCTGGTGCTGGGTATCAGTTTGTCACGCTATCGGCTGCGTCCTAGTCCCACTGCGTTGGCGCTGACGCTCGTCAAGCTGGGCTTGTTTCCATTGCTGGTGTGGTACATCAGTGGGTTGTTGCCCGGGCTGAGTCATGAAGCACGTAGCGTGCTGGTGCTGCTGGCGGCCTGTCCGAGTGGCGTGAACGTGCTGGCTTTCGTGGCCAATCCGGACGATACCCGCGCGGTCAGTTCGACGGTGTTTCTCTCGACCATGCTCGCGGCGATCAGCCTGCCGTTGTGGATGCTGCTGATGTCGGCGTGA
- the rfbD gene encoding dTDP-4-dehydrorhamnose reductase, with amino-acid sequence MRILVCGAGGQVGHELVDRANKYGLEALSMTREQLDITDADQVAAVVALLKPGMIINAAAYTHVDNAETHSEQAFAVNREGAARLAEAARYACIPLLHISTDYVFSGEAREPYREEDEVEPTGVYGASKLAGEDAIRAVLDEHLILRTSWVYGAHGHNFVKTMLRLGRQRDSLSVVADQFGCPTQAGSIADVLLQLAQRYAREGALAWGLYHYSGRSPCTWFDFAVEIFRQAAVKGMLPKQPQVSSITTAQYPTPARRPAWSVLDCTRFETTFGIATHDWHEELSVVLDALATAETGAAVVAAPPQI; translated from the coding sequence ATGCGAATCCTTGTATGCGGTGCCGGTGGCCAAGTCGGCCACGAGTTGGTAGACCGTGCGAATAAGTATGGTCTCGAGGCGCTTAGCATGACCCGGGAGCAGCTGGACATTACCGATGCTGATCAGGTGGCAGCTGTCGTAGCCCTGCTCAAGCCGGGGATGATCATCAACGCGGCCGCCTACACCCACGTCGACAATGCCGAGACGCATAGCGAGCAGGCGTTCGCAGTGAACCGTGAGGGGGCGGCCAGATTGGCCGAAGCCGCCCGGTATGCCTGCATCCCATTGCTGCACATCTCCACTGATTACGTGTTTTCCGGCGAAGCCCGAGAGCCTTACCGCGAAGAAGACGAAGTCGAACCAACGGGCGTGTACGGTGCGAGCAAGCTGGCTGGTGAAGACGCCATCCGGGCTGTGTTGGATGAGCATCTGATTCTGCGAACCAGCTGGGTGTATGGCGCGCATGGCCACAATTTCGTCAAGACGATGCTGCGCCTGGGGCGTCAGCGTGACTCGCTTTCGGTGGTCGCTGATCAGTTTGGCTGCCCTACCCAGGCCGGCAGCATTGCCGATGTGCTACTGCAGCTGGCTCAGCGATATGCACGTGAAGGCGCGCTTGCTTGGGGGCTCTATCACTACAGCGGCCGTTCGCCCTGTACTTGGTTCGATTTTGCTGTAGAGATTTTCCGCCAGGCAGCAGTCAAGGGCATGCTTCCTAAACAACCACAGGTATCTTCGATCACGACCGCACAATACCCGACGCCCGCGCGTCGGCCGGCCTGGTCCGTGCTCGATTGCACCCGTTTCGAAACAACCTTTGGCATCGCTACGCATGACTGGCACGAAGAGTTGTCGGTTGTGCTCGACGCATTGGCCACTGCGGAAACGGGTGCCGCGGTTGTCGCTGCGCCTCCTCAGATCTGA